A single region of the Vicia villosa cultivar HV-30 ecotype Madison, WI linkage group LG4, Vvil1.0, whole genome shotgun sequence genome encodes:
- the LOC131597699 gene encoding uncharacterized protein LOC131597699 has protein sequence MTNISSSSPSNGDDTSSTTNQTPYVAKINFHSAFAITNVKNIIPVTLDNDSDIYLSWSTLFTVQAHFHNVFDHIIPPIDEQARAEAATVKANDPDLWNRLDAVVLHAMFNDNKHSRPVQLENQFSNTNLADFHSIKAYCNRLKLLSDQLANVDSLVTNTLLVLKMISGITEAYVGFVTYIQQHDPFPTFATSKLRLELKEYTMLQRAARDSGSSSTPAALMAKTTLSNDDVPRHSSPGYTYQNCNPPSNTSRGNRGKKNNRNNTKQGGVLGPRPQQAAYNVNAPSPTDIETALHTLNLAQPDQYWYMDTGATSHMSSSQGFSDGDGSNEM, from the exons ATGActaacatctcttcttcttccccaTCCAACGGTGACGACACTTCGTCAACGACGAACCAAACCCCTTATGTGGCGAAAATCAACTTTCATTCTGCTTTCGCCATTACCAACGTCAAAAACATAATACCAGTGACGTTGGATAATGACTCGGATATCTATCTCTCTTGGTCCACTCTATTCACCGTGCAAGCGCATTTTCATAATGTGTTTGATCACATCATACCACCTATTGACGAGCAAGCTCGTGCTGAGGCAGCCACCGTCAAAGCCAACGATCCCGACCTTTGGAATCGTCTAGATGCCGTTGTGTTGCA TGCTATGTTCAATGATAACAAGCACTCACGGCCCGTTCAACTTGAAAACCAGTTTAGCAATACCAATCTAGCAGATTTTCACTCCATCAAAGCCTATTGCAACCGTCTCAAGCTCCTCTCCGATCAACTTGCAAATGTTGATTCTTTAGTCACAAATACTCTTTTGGTATTAAAAATGATCTCTGGTATCACTGAGGCTTATGTCGGGTTCGTAACATACATCCAACAACACGATCCTTTTCCAACCTTTGCAACCTCAAAATTAAGACTTGAACTTAAAGAATATACGATGCTTCAGCGAGCTGCTCGTGACTCTGGTTCTTCCTCCACTCCAGCCGCACTCATGGCCAAAACTACACTGTCAAATGATGATGTTCCTCGCCATTCCTCTCCTGGTTACACTTATCAAAACTGTAACCCACCATCTAACACCTCTCGCGGAAACCGAGGCAAAAAGAACAACCGCAACAAT ACTAAACAAGGAGGAGTCCTTGGGCCAAGACCACAACAGGCTGCTTACAATGTTAATGCACCCAGCCCAACTGATATTGAAACTGCTTTACACACCCTCAATCTTGCTCAGCCTGATCAATATTGGTATATGGACACCGGAGCCACTTCTCATATGTCATCATCGCAAG GATTTTCTGACGGGGATGGCTCTAATGAGATGTGA